One genomic window of Cercospora beticola chromosome 5, complete sequence includes the following:
- a CDS encoding uncharacterized protein (MEROPS:MER0002481) — MGSAESIPVVPQARTAPHRERRVPREALIESFDEKFDALKIDHAHSSSVERIIFPSHGNSEHVDAAATRDYVLKVLKDPKNRLGLSALSANNPASILEKPSTLIRDTQYFNVKIPHEGSPVTNQRSSGRCWIFAATNVFRVAIQQKYNIKSFELSQAYLFFHDKVEKANYFLESILDTVDEDVDSRLIGALNASPVGDGGQWDMIVNLVSKYGIVPQTLYPDSWNAQNSSIMDRTLTTKLREDGLRLRALKARSASSAKIAEAKEKMMQDVVRILTLCLGPPPATDERFTWEFYDANNNFKTVTLTPQEFADTTHVKRFISLVNDPRNEYNRLLTVDHLGNVWDGRPITYVNVDINTLKKACVAMLKKGLPIFFGSDVGKQSDSRAGIMDTDLVDYELGFNVKLGLSKAERLLTGESAMTHAMVLTAVHLDENNEPVRWRVENSWSETAGTDGYFVMSDKWLDEFVYQAVVDPSVLDKSVRDVLKQEPKVLPLWDPMGALA; from the exons ATGGGCAGCGCAGAATCCATCCCCGTCGTGCCTCAAGCCCGCACTGCACCTCATCGTGAGCGACGCGTCCCACGCGAAGCTCTCATAGAGAGCTTTGACGAGAAGTTCGATGCTCTGAAGATCGATCACGCCCACAGCAGCTCCGTAGAAAGAATCATCTTCCCCTCTCATGGCAACTCGGAACATGTAGACGCAGCTGCGACCCGCGACTATGTCCTCAAAGTGCTCAAAGATCCCAAGAACAGACTCGGACTTTCGGCTCTATCGGCGAATAACCCAGCATCGATCTTGGAGAAGCCCTCGACTTTGATCAGGGATACACAGTATTTCAATGTTAAAATCCCGCATGAGGGCTCGCCG GTGACGAATCAACGGAGTAGTGGACGATGCTGGATCTTTGCTGCCACGAATGTTTTCCGAGTTGCGATTCAGCAAAAATACAATATTAAGAGCTTTGAGCTGTCGCAGGCATATCTCTTCTTCCATGATAAagtggagaaggcgaattACTTCTTGGAGTCGATCTTGGACACAGTTGATGAGGATGTCGACAGTCGGCTCATTGGTGCTTTGAATGCGAGTCCTGTAGGCGATGGTGGACAATG GGATATGATCGTCAATCTGGTCAGCAAGTACGGCATCGTGCCTCAGACTCTTTACCCGGATTCTTGGAATGCCCAGAACAGTTCCATCATGGACCGAACGTTGACCACAAAGCTGCGAGAAGATGGTCTGCGCCTGCGCGCGTTGAAGGCTCGTTCGGCGTCTTCAGCTAAAATTGCAGAAGCCAaagagaagatgatgcaGGACGTTGTTCGCATCCTCACCCTTTGCCTTGGACCTCCTCCTGCGACGGATGAGAGGTTTACCTGGGAATTTTACGATGCCAACAACAATTTCAAAACAGTAACTCTGACGCCCCAGGAGTTCGCTGATACCACTCATGTCAAGAGATTTATCTCTCTGGTCAACGATCCACGAAACGAATACAACCGTCTTCTCACAGTCGATCATTTGGGCAACGTTTGGGATGGAAGACCCATCACATACGTCAACGTCGACATCAATACCCTCAAGAAGGCCTGCGTGGCTATGTTGAAGAAAGGCTTGcccatcttcttcggctCTGACGTGGGCAAGCAATCTGATTCTCGCGCAGGTATCATGGATACTGATCTGGTCGACTACGAACTCGGCTTCAATGTCAAACTTGGTCTGTCCAAGGCCGAGCGACTACTCACTGGCGAGAGCGCCATGACACACGCCATGGTGCTTACTGCTGTACATCTAGACGAGAACAACGAACCTGTCCGCTGGCGAGTGGAGAACAGCTGGTCGGAGACTGCTGGTACGGATGGATATTTTGTCATGTCGGACAAGTGGCTCGATGAATTTGTGTATCAGGCTGTTGTCGACCCTAGTGTGTTGGACAAGAGTGTTAGGGACGTTCTGAAGCAGGAGCCAAAAGTACTTCCACTTTGGGACCCGATGGGGGCTTTGGCATAG
- a CDS encoding uncharacterized protein (CAZy:AA3) — protein MAYQLLITVLVTLAAIAVIRFENSGKASPRRRQYTGKTAQHSHFSGNSFGVPFVNATYDYVYFTPLAWNPDTVAWKLATGSSASVAVVEAGSFYQLDNGNGSVIPALTPHQHIGWDPDDVAPLIDWDYVTEPQAGLSDRRLYYARGKTMGGSSARAHGAFMRGTKGSYNEWAARVGDATYEYQNLLPFFQQSSNLTAPDTRKRWPTNGTVQYDVEAYATDRPGPLQISWPNWAVPLGSWAALAFEGIGLPRSEAGFSSGALQGSGWVPGTIDPVTAHRSSSQTSFWEAAADRTSIKAYTRTLAQRILFDSRKRATAVVVITEGRSYHLSARKEIILSAGAFNSPQLLMLSGIGPEQELRSHNIPIVQHVPGVGKNLHDKTYVGVAHRVNVETSSAMINSPVYAAAAVSDYLNNQTGPLTNGPAFVAFERFSDDVLTPSARQKLAHELSDDWPHVEYLVENGFSGDNRNYATADPKDGFNYATISAALQGSLSRGEVRLRSSNPSDPPSINPDYLRDPVDVELAVASFKRVREIWKQMVNVSLGEEYYPGEQAVSDDGEILEYIRTNSIQMWHASGTCQMGSREDAMAVVDSQARVIGVEGLRVVDASIFPFLPPGHPLATVYALALKIGTSILGQNA, from the exons ATGGCGTATCAGTTACTCATTACTGTCCTGGTCACTCTCGCGGCAATAGCTGTCATCCGGTTCGAGAACAGCGGAAAGGCCTCGCCCCGGCGGAGACAGTATACCGGAAAGACTGCCCAGCATAGTCACTTTTCAGGTAACTCCTTCGGCGTGCCGTTTGTTAATGCGACATACGATTATGTGTACTTCACACCTTTGGCCTGGAATCCCGATA CTGTTGCATGGAAGCTCGCGACAGGCTCGTCGGCATCGGTCGCTGTTGTTGAAGCTGGCAGTTTCTATCAGCTTGACAATGGAAACGGCAGCGTCATTCCAGCACTAACTCCACATCAGCACATTGGTTGGGATCCGGATGATGTAGCGCCATTGATCGATTGGGACTACGTGACGGAGCCACAAGCT GGCCTTAGCGATCGTCGACTCTACTATGCACGCGGCAAGACGATGGGAGGGAGTAGTGCGAGGGCGCATGGCGCGTTCATGAG GGGCACAAAAGGCAGCTACAACGAATGGGCCGCCAGGGTGGGAGACGCCACATATGAGTACCAGAACCTGCTTCCGTTCTTCCAACAGAGCTCCAATCTCACGGCTCCGGACACTCGAAAGCGTTGGCCGACGAATGGCACAGTGCAATACGATGTCGAGGCATATGCCACCGATCGTCCTGGACCGTTGCAGATATCTTGGCCAAATTGGGCGGTGCCGCTCGGCTCGTGGGCAGCGTTGGCGTTCGAAGGTATCGGTCTGCCCAGGTCTGAAGCTGGGTTCAGCTCGGGCGCCCTGCAAGGCTCAGGTTGGGTGCCGGGTACCATTGATCCAGTGACTGCACATCGCAGCTCTTCTCAAACCAGCTTCTGGGAGGCTGCCGCAGATAGAACCTCGATCAAAGCCTATACGCGCACACTTGCACAGCGGATATTGTTTGATTCGCGAAAGAGGGCAACTGCTGTCGTCGTTATAACGGAAGGCCGGAGCTATCATCTGTCAGCTCGCAAGGAGATCATTCTATCAGCAGGAGCGTTCAACTCTCCTCAGCTCCTCAT GCTCTCAGGCATTGGACCAGAGCAGGAGTTGCGATCGCACAACATTCCGATCGTGCAACACGTGCCGGGTGTGGGTAAGAACCTGCACGACAAGACTTACGTAGGCGTAGCCCACCGCGTGAACGTGGAAACATCCTCAGCCATGATCAATTCGCCCGTATATGCTGCCGCAGCTGTCAGCGACTATCTGAACAACCAAACCGGCCCGCTGACCAACGGACCTGCTTTTGTGGCCTTCGAGAGGTTCTCCGACGATGTGCTCACGCCCTCTGCGCGCCAAAAACTTGCGCATGAGCTCAGCGATGACTGGCCACACGTTGAATATCTTGTTGAGAATGGCTTTTCGGGAGACAATCGCAACTATGCGACAGCAGATCCCAAAGATGGCTTCAACTACGCCACGATCAGTGCTGCCCTGCAAGGATCTCTTTCTCGAGGCGAGGTTCGTCTTCGAAGTTCAAATCCTTCAGATCCGCCGAGCATCAATCCCGACTACCTGCGCGATCCGGTGGATGTTGAATTAGCTGTCGCGTCTTTCAAGCGCGTGCGCGAGATATGGAAGCAGATGGTGAACGTTTCTTTGGGTGAAGAGTACTACCCTGGAGAGCAAGCCGTTTCTGATGATGGAGAAATCTTGGAATATATTCGCACGAACAGCATCCAGATGTGGCACGCCAGTGGGACCTGTCAAATGGGATCACGCGAAGACGCCATGGCTGTCGTGGATTCGCAGGCTAGAGTCATCGGAGTTGAGGGTCTCAGAGTGGTCGATGCGAGCATCTTTCCATTTCTGCCACCTGGGCATCCGCTGGCCACCGTGTATGCTCTGGCTCTGAAAATTGGAACGAGCATACTTGGCCAGAATGCGTGA